The Vespa velutina chromosome 4, iVesVel2.1, whole genome shotgun sequence genome has a window encoding:
- the LOC124948296 gene encoding coiled-coil domain-containing protein 103, whose amino-acid sequence MSILKSPIDYKILQDELYEELKANELYKLQNDAKIRAMEQGVPTYEHFRQMVNGAHLKPLESKDIKSKSAVLWNSISIKNKSEFLTSTYENNGTKLIKEKFNEFANTIPRNYKTFIQMWRNTNDSKIKFSYLYNTRDILKNKIFHSEIPPYFLCDIINICLEYKKQNSLNEKEIKAIIEILTILTTCNRFNLAVNFMGDHEKENCSQLLKYLDDMIKSEEITLEENAIASLIKKYQII is encoded by the exons atgagTATATTGAAATCGCCaatagattataaaatattacaggaTGAGTTGTACGAAGAGCTTAAAGCAAATgagttatataaattacaaaatgatGCAAAGATCAGAGCAATGGAACAAGGAGTACCTACTTATGAACACTTTAGACAAATG gtGAATGGAGCTCATTTAAAACCATTAGAatcaaaagatattaaatctaAATCTGCAGTATTATGGAATTCCATaagcataaaaaataaatcagaaTTTTTAACCTCaacatatgaaaataatggaaCAAAActaattaaagagaaattcaatgaatttGCTAATACAATTCCAAggaattataaaacatttatccAAATGTGGAGAAATACTAATGATAGCAAAATAAAGTTTTCTTATCTTTACAATACCAG ggatattttaaaaaataaaatattccataGCGAGATTCCCCCATACTTTCTCTGCGATATCATCAACATATGTCTGGaatacaaaaaacaaaattccttgaatgagaaagaaattaaagcaATTATAGAAATTCTAACTATTTTAACTACTTGTAACAGATTTAATCTTGCTGTAAATTTCATGGGAGatcacgaaaaagaaaattgttctcAATTGCTTAAATACTTGGATGATATGATAAAATCCGAAGAGATAACATTAGAAGAAAATGCTATTgcatcattaataaaaaaatatcaaattatctaa